A stretch of Cicer arietinum cultivar CDC Frontier isolate Library 1 chromosome 5, Cicar.CDCFrontier_v2.0, whole genome shotgun sequence DNA encodes these proteins:
- the LOC101511340 gene encoding serine/threonine-protein kinase BRI1-like 1: MKKLEEKKQTHKTATTKMSCKFSAPTRRRGFLLLLLNVFVSFLTITLTTSTTKTTFVSSNSSTFEASKLLNNFKHKTIISDPKNFLSNWSLSTSPCFWHGVSCSTSGEITTVNLTGASLSGKNFNLSTFTSLPSLQHLLLHGNSFTSFNLSFSKPCSLITLDLSSTNFSGIFPFENFVTCYNLRYLNLSRNFITSTTTKNHGFLGFGNGSFSSLIQLDMSRNMLSDVGFVVNVVTNFEGLVFVNFSDNRILGQISDSLVDVPSVNLSTLDLSYNLLFGKLPNKIVGNGVVEVLDLSSNNFSGGFSEFDFGECKSLVWLSLSHNVISDIEFPQSLMNCKVLESLDLSHNEFRMKIPGVVLGELTNLKELYLGNNLFYGEISEELGKVCGNLEILDLSINKLSGEFPLVFGKCYNLKSLNLAKNFLYGDFLENVVTKFSSLKYLYVSFNNITGNVPLSLVANCSQLKVLDLSSNAFTGKVPSVLCPSNLEKLLLADNYLSGHVPVELGECKSLKTIDFSFNNLSGSIPLEVWSLPNLSDLIMWANRLTGEIPEGICVNGGNLEMLILNNNFISGSIPKSIANCTRMIWVSLASNRITGEIPAGIGNLNELAILQLGNNSITGKIPPEIGMCKRLIWMDLTSNNLTGTIPSELANQAGLVIPGSVSGKQFAFVRNEGGTNCRGAGGLVEFEGIRVERLEGFPMVHSCPLTRIYSGLTVYTFASNGSMIYLDLSYNFLSGSIPENFGSMSYLQVLNLGHNRLNGKIPESFGGLKAIGVLDLSHNNLQGFIPGSLASLSFLSDFDVSNNNLTGSIPSGGQLTTFPASRYENNSNLCGVPLPPCGASNHSIAFHTWEKKKQPIAVLGVTGLLFFLLFVVVLVLGVYRVRKIRKKEGLREKYIESLPTSGTSSWKLSGFPEPLSINVATFEKPLRKLTFAHLLEATNGFSAESLIGSGGFGEVYKAKMKDGSVVAIKKLIHVTGQGDREFMAEMETIGKIKHRNLVPLLGYCKVGEERLLVYEYMKWGSLEAVLHERAKGGEGSKLAWETRKKIAIGSARGLAFLHHSCIPHIIHRDMKSSNILLDENFEARVSDFGMARLVNALDTHLTVSTLAGTPGYVPPEYYQSFRCTAKGDVYSYGVILLELLSGKRPIDSAEFGDDNNLVGWSKKLYRERRVSEILDPDLIMQTSIEGELCQYLRIAFECLEERPYRRPTMIQLMAMFKELQVDTDNDSVVDGFSMKDSVIDET, translated from the coding sequence AtgaaaaaattagaagaaaagaaacaaaCTCACAAaacagcaacaacaaaaatgtcATGTAAATTTTCAGCACCAACAAGAAGAAGaggttttcttcttcttcttcttaatgTTTTTGTTTCATTCTTAACAATAACCTtaacaacatcaacaacaaaaacaacctTTGTTTCTTCTAATTCTTCAACTTTTGAAGCATCAAAATTGTTAaacaatttcaaacacaaaACCATTATTTCTGATCCAAAAAACTTTCTTTCAAATTGGTCACTCTCTACTTCACCTTGTTTTTGGCATGGTGTTTCTTGTTCAACTTCCGGCGAAATCACCACCGTAAACCTCACCGGAGCTTCACTTTCCGGCAAAAATTTTAACCTTTCAACTTTCACTTCTTTACCTTCTTTACAACACCTTCTCTTACATGGGAATTCCTTCACTTCCTTTAACCTCTCTTTTTCAAAACCTTGTTCTCTTATCACTCTTGATCTTTCTTCAACCAATTTCTCAGGAATTTTTCCTTTTGAGAATTTTGTTACTTGTTATAATCTTAGGTATCTTAATTTGTCAAGGAATTTCATaacttcaacaacaacaaagaaTCATGGTTTTTTAGGGTTTGGTAATGgttctttttcttctttgatTCAACTTGATATGTCTAGGAACATGTTATCTGATGTTGGTTTTGTTGTTAATGTTGTGACAAACTTTGAGGGTTtggtttttgttaattttagtgACAATAGAATTTTAGGTCAAATCAGTGATTCACTTGTTGATGTTCCTAGTGTGAATTTGTCAACTTTGGATTTGTCTTATAATTTGTTGTTTGGGAAATTACCTAATAAAATTGTTGGTAATGGTGTTGTTGAGGTTTTGGATCTTTCAAGCAACAATTTTTCTGGCGGTTTTTCGGAGTTCGATTTTGGAGAGTGTAAAAGCCTTGTTTGGTTGAGTTTATCTCACAATGTGATATCTGATATTGAGTTTCCTCAAAGTTTGATGAATTGTAAGGTTTTGGAAAGTTTGGATCTTTCTCACAATGAATTTAGGATGAAGATTCCGGGCGTTGTTCTCGGCGAGTTGACGAATTTGAAGGAACTTTATTTAGGgaataatttgttttatggaGAAATTTCTGAGGAGCTTGGTAAGGTTTGTGGTAATTTGGAAATTCTTGATCTCTCTATAAATAAACTTTCTGGTGAATTTCCTTTGGTTTTTGGAAAATGTTATAATTTGAAGAGTCTTAATCTAGCAAAAAATTTTCTATATGGTGATTTCCTTGAAAATGTTGTTACCAAATTTTCTAGTCTTAAATATCTCTATGTATCATTCAACAACATAACTGGTAATGTTCCTTTGTCACTTGTTGCAAATTGTTCTCAACTTAAGGTTCTTGACCTAAGTTCCAACGCTTTCACCGGCAAGGTTCCTTCGGTGTTGTGTCCTTCTAATTTGGAGAAGTTACTTTTGGCTGATAACTATCTTTCGGGGCATGTGCCGGTAGAGCTTGGTGAATGCAAGAGTTTGAAGACAATTGATTTTAGCTTCAACAATTTGAGTGGTTCGATACCTTTGGAAGTTTGGTCATTGCCTAATCTTTCCGACTTGATTATGTGGGCTAATAGGTTAACCGGCGAGATTCCCGAAGgaatttgtgtcaatggagggAACCTCGAGATGTTGATTCTTAATAACAATTTCATTTCTGGTTCCATACCGAAGTCCATTGCCAATTGCACTCGCATGATTTGGGTATCTTTGGCGAGTAACCGCATAACTGGTGAGATACCGGCCGGTATCGGGAATTTGAATGAACTTGCTATCCTACAATTAGGTAACAATTCGATCACTGGAAAGATTCCTCCGGAGATTGGAATGTGTAAGAGACTCATATGGATGGATTTGACTAGCAATAACCTTACTGGTACTATTCCGTCCGAGCTTGCCAATCAAGCCGGATTGGTCATTCCGGGCAGTGTTTCGGGTAAACAATTTGCATTTGTAAGAAATGAAGGTGGAACTAATTGTAGAGGAGCCGGAGGACTAGTTGAGTTTGAAGGTATAAGAGTGGAGAGGCTTGAAGGTTTTCCTATGGTTCATTCATGTCCATTAACAAGAATATATTCAGGCTTGACCGTTTATACTTTTGCATCCAATGGCAGCATGATCTACCTTGATCTTTCCTACAATTTCTTGTCGGGTAGTATTCCGGAAAATTTCGGCTCAATGTCCTATTTGCAGGTCTTGAATCTAGGCCACAACAGGCTCAATGGAAAAATTCCAGAAAGTTTTGGTGGTTTAAAAGCTATAGGTGTGCTTGATCTATCTCATAATAACCTTCAAGGATTCATTCCTGGATCATTAGCATCTCTATCGTTTCTCAGTGACTTTGATGTGTCGAATAATAACCTTACCGGTTCCATTCCTTCTGGAGGCCAGCTAACAACTTTTCCGGCATCTAGATACGAAAACAACTCGAATCTTtgtggtgttcctttaccaccATGTGGCGCTTCAAATCACTCGATAGCTTTTCATACGTGGGAGAAGAAGAAGCAACCAATTGCAGTTTTGGGTGTCACAGGCCTTCTTTTCTTCCTCTTGTTTGTTGTTGTGCTTGTATTAGGTGTATATCGGGTGCGGAAGATTAGAAAGAAGGAAGGattgagagaaaaatatatagaaagtCTTCCAACTTCTGGAACCAGTAGTTGGAAGCTTTCTGGCTTTCCTGAGCCTCTAAGTATCAATGTTGCTACATTCGAGAAGCCTTTGCGCAAGTTGACATTCGCGCATCTTCTCGAGGCTACAAATGGTTTCAGTGCTGAAAGCTTGATAGGTTCAGGTGGTTTTGGCGAAGTCTATAAAGCTAAGATGAAAGACGGCAGTGTTGTTGCTATCAAGAAACTCATTCATGTCACAGGTCAGGGAGATAGAGAGTTCATGGCTGAAATGGAAACGATCGGGAAGATTAAACACAGGAACCTTGTTCCGTTGCTTGGTTACTGTAAAGTTGGAGAGGAGAGGCTCCTTGTGTATGAGTACATGAAATGGGGAAGTTTAGAAGCTGTTCTACATGAGAGAGCCAAGGGAGGAGAAGGTTCAAAGCTTGCTTGGGAAACAAGAAAGAAGATAGCTATAGGATCGGCAAGAGGTCTTGCATTCCTTCATCACAGTTGCATACCTCATATTATACATAGAGACATGAAATCTAGCAATATTCTTCTTGATGAAAATTTTGAGGCTAGAGTTTCGGATTTCGGCATGGCAAGATTGGTTAATGCTCTTGACACTCATCTTACTGTCAGCACACTTGCAGGAACACCAGGTTATGTACCGCCTGAATACTATCAGAGTTTCCGATGCACGGCGAAAGGGGATGTTTATAGTTATGGTGTCATACTGCTAGAACTTCTGTCAGGTAAGAGGCCGATCGACTCAGCCGAGTTCGGCGATGATAACAACCTTGTTGGTTGGTCTAAGAAGCTTTATAGAGAGAGAAGAGTTAGTGAAATACTTGATCCTGATTTGATTATGCAAACATCTATTGAAGGTGAACTTTGTCAGTATTTGAGAATTGCTTTTGAATGTTTAGAGGAAAGACCATACCGGCGTCCAACGATGATACAACTGATGGCAATGTTTAAAGAGCTTCAAGTTGACACAGATAATGATAGTGTTGTTGATGGTTTCTCTATGAAAGACAGTGTTATTGATGAAACATGA